The following proteins are encoded in a genomic region of Sulfurovum indicum:
- a CDS encoding 50S ribosomal protein L11 methyltransferase, whose translation MKNRYYELTITLNEQYVDLIADFIMNIYDEGVEFGTDRIIIRSESDLTFVKDALLSLQQDLESDIHMDFTLKEKENIDWIKTYQESIQPIEAGKFYIFPSWHAPKENLINIRIDPALAFGSGHHATTFSCLEAISDYIKPSDHIIDVGCGSGILGLACKKLGATVELCDTDPISVQSCKENFRLNEESYDKLWEGSADKAEGKYDVVIANIIADVLRFIATDLKKVTKKDGFLILSGILDKKEKLVQDSFGDLVLEKRILKDEWVTLIYRKK comes from the coding sequence ATGAAAAATAGATACTATGAACTGACCATTACTCTCAATGAACAATATGTCGATCTTATTGCCGACTTTATTATGAATATCTACGATGAGGGCGTAGAGTTCGGTACGGACAGGATTATTATCAGAAGCGAATCTGATTTAACTTTCGTTAAAGATGCACTGCTATCGTTGCAGCAGGATCTTGAGAGTGATATCCATATGGATTTTACATTGAAAGAGAAAGAGAATATCGATTGGATCAAAACCTATCAGGAGTCTATCCAGCCTATTGAAGCAGGAAAATTTTATATTTTTCCAAGCTGGCATGCACCCAAAGAGAACCTGATCAACATCAGAATCGACCCGGCACTGGCATTTGGTTCAGGACATCACGCTACGACCTTTTCCTGTCTTGAAGCGATCAGTGACTATATCAAGCCCTCTGATCATATCATAGATGTGGGATGCGGTTCAGGTATCCTGGGGCTTGCCTGCAAGAAGCTGGGAGCAACAGTCGAGCTTTGTGATACCGATCCAATCTCTGTTCAAAGCTGTAAAGAGAACTTCAGACTCAATGAAGAATCCTATGATAAACTCTGGGAAGGATCAGCAGATAAAGCTGAAGGCAAATATGATGTCGTTATTGCCAATATCATTGCAGATGTGTTAAGATTTATCGCAACCGATCTCAAAAAGGTCACCAAAAAAGACGGATTTTTGATACTTTCAGGTATTTTGGATAAAAAAGAGAAACTCGTACAAGACTCTTTTGGGGATCTTGTACTGGAAAAACGCATACTTAAGGATGAGTGGGTTACACTCATCTATAGAAAAAAGTGA
- the hisA gene encoding 1-(5-phosphoribosyl)-5-[(5-phosphoribosylamino)methylideneamino]imidazole-4-carboxamide isomerase translates to MTILPAIDLKDGKAVRLSKGLMDSAKIYSDEPWQVAKRFEELGSEWVHLVDLNGAFAGKPENLEQIKKIRQNCNLKLELGGGIRDEETIKMYLDLGIDRLILGSIAVKDPDFVKVMAAKYPIVVGIDAIDGMVAVEGWAETSDMKATDLAKEFADAGVEAIICTDVGRDGMMTGVNIDFTLSVKKASGLETIASGGLKDMNDINALLDAGIDGTIVGKAFYEGTLNLEEAFKAVDEK, encoded by the coding sequence ATGACCATACTGCCGGCTATAGACCTTAAAGACGGCAAAGCCGTACGACTCAGCAAAGGTTTGATGGATTCTGCCAAGATCTATTCTGATGAACCTTGGCAGGTCGCCAAACGTTTTGAAGAACTTGGAAGTGAATGGGTCCATCTCGTTGACCTCAACGGTGCCTTTGCCGGAAAACCGGAAAACCTTGAACAGATCAAAAAGATCCGCCAAAACTGCAACCTCAAACTTGAACTCGGCGGTGGTATCCGTGATGAAGAGACCATAAAGATGTATCTGGATCTTGGAATCGACAGACTGATACTTGGCTCCATCGCCGTTAAAGACCCAGATTTTGTCAAAGTGATGGCAGCCAAATATCCTATTGTTGTAGGCATTGATGCCATTGATGGAATGGTGGCCGTCGAGGGTTGGGCAGAAACTTCCGATATGAAAGCGACTGATCTTGCCAAAGAATTTGCAGATGCCGGAGTAGAAGCGATCATCTGCACCGATGTAGGCCGTGACGGAATGATGACCGGTGTAAATATCGACTTTACGCTTTCCGTCAAAAAGGCCTCAGGACTTGAGACGATCGCCAGCGGCGGACTCAAAGACATGAACGATATCAACGCGCTCCTTGATGCCGGAATCGACGGAACAATCGTAGGAAAAGCTTTTTACGAAGGAACACTCAATCTTGAAGAGGCATTTAAGGCAGTAGATGAAAAATAG
- the hisH gene encoding imidazole glycerol phosphate synthase subunit HisH: MIGIVDYNMGNLASVINAFKKVGAAAVLESDPAKLDRYDKLILPGVGAFGDAMAHLQSNGMDKAVKAFAASGKPLLGICLGMQLLFESSEEFGTHQGLGLIPGKIVAFEEKSFDHPLKVPHMGWNELFVQTSTPDAKRSTLFEGLPDEFYLYFVHSYHAVCNDAYAIGKTYYGYEFVSAVQNENVFGIQPHPEKSHENGLRIIENFIKL; this comes from the coding sequence ATGATCGGCATTGTCGACTACAATATGGGCAACCTTGCCTCCGTTATCAACGCTTTCAAAAAAGTCGGGGCAGCTGCAGTACTGGAAAGCGACCCTGCAAAACTGGACCGGTATGACAAACTCATCCTTCCCGGCGTTGGAGCATTCGGTGATGCTATGGCACATTTACAGAGCAACGGCATGGATAAAGCCGTTAAAGCCTTTGCCGCATCGGGCAAGCCGCTGCTTGGCATCTGCCTTGGCATGCAACTGCTTTTTGAAAGCTCCGAAGAGTTTGGCACACACCAAGGACTTGGGCTTATCCCGGGAAAAATAGTTGCCTTTGAGGAAAAGAGTTTCGACCATCCGCTAAAAGTCCCGCACATGGGGTGGAACGAACTTTTCGTCCAAACCTCAACGCCCGATGCTAAGCGTTCAACACTTTTTGAAGGCTTGCCCGATGAATTCTACCTCTATTTTGTGCATAGTTACCATGCGGTATGCAACGATGCTTATGCCATCGGAAAAACCTATTACGGCTATGAGTTCGTCTCTGCCGTACAAAATGAGAACGTCTTTGGTATCCAACCACACCCGGAAAAGAGCCATGAGAATGGACTCAGGATCATTGAGAATTTTATAAAACTATAG
- a CDS encoding lysophospholipid acyltransferase family protein, whose product MREKIEYWLVKLFLGLAKIAPVSFVYIFFKMLAWLLYYLDSKRRKLTIANLSSAFPQMSKKEIEQLSKQVYVGLSKTVAEILLMFVDRFDIDNAVVNREETIEKLESLAKHSSKGIIAMTAHFSNWELLAHFLAKHGFPMLVIGREGNNKLIEDNITTPFRRKYGNDSAFKSKAMLSMVKRLKKGGNVGILIDQKVGKQNSVMVDFFGQKAGTTTSIAFLKQKLDPLVVPFFIARIDDGKYRIIIEEPIESEEALTSESVLETMTEQYNQVMESVIRKYPAQWFWMHNRWRR is encoded by the coding sequence ATGAGAGAGAAGATAGAGTACTGGCTGGTAAAACTGTTTTTGGGCTTGGCCAAAATAGCCCCTGTCTCTTTTGTTTATATATTTTTTAAAATGCTTGCGTGGCTGCTCTATTATCTTGACAGTAAACGAAGAAAACTGACGATTGCCAATCTGAGCTCTGCTTTTCCCCAAATGTCAAAAAAGGAGATTGAACAACTCTCCAAACAGGTCTATGTGGGACTTTCAAAAACGGTGGCCGAGATACTGCTTATGTTCGTAGACAGATTCGATATTGACAATGCCGTTGTCAATAGAGAAGAGACGATTGAAAAACTTGAGAGTCTTGCAAAACACAGTTCCAAAGGCATTATTGCTATGACTGCGCACTTCTCCAACTGGGAGTTGCTGGCACACTTTTTGGCAAAACACGGATTTCCGATGCTGGTTATTGGCAGAGAAGGGAACAATAAGCTGATCGAGGACAATATTACCACTCCCTTCAGGCGTAAATACGGTAACGATTCGGCATTTAAGAGCAAAGCTATGCTCTCAATGGTAAAGCGTTTGAAAAAGGGAGGGAATGTCGGGATCCTGATTGATCAGAAAGTAGGAAAACAGAACAGTGTTATGGTTGATTTTTTTGGTCAAAAAGCGGGAACAACGACTTCCATAGCCTTTTTGAAACAGAAGCTTGATCCTTTGGTTGTACCCTTTTTCATTGCCCGGATAGATGATGGGAAATACCGGATCATTATCGAAGAGCCGATAGAATCAGAAGAAGCACTGACAAGTGAGAGTGTTTTGGAAACAATGACGGAACAATATAACCAGGTTATGGAGTCTGTCATCAGGAAGTATCCGGCACAGTGGTTCTGGATGCATAACAGGTGGCGCAGATGA
- a CDS encoding ELM1/GtrOC1 family putative glycosyltransferase, with product MSCVLILSDGRAGHLNQSVALAEYLKTSYEIVEVLPKYRWSKWASYLLDKVGVCTDSLFQKPKLEHDDYDLVIGAGSRTYYMLKVLAKQFSAKSVTMMLPRGYRYDYDLIFAQSHDKPPKEKNIIELPANFAYVEPRGIYRASKNAIGVVIGGENKVFRMNRKRLKEQLDLIVEEFKGYEVAVTTSPRTPKEIESLIREYQFDYEVVYSDNPVNPIPDFLDQCETVFLTADSTSMISEAISYGSANVVVLPLEAQKENKFTRFIDALEQEGYLAVIGSSFKRANRKIDFSKYAAKALW from the coding sequence ATGAGCTGTGTGTTGATCCTCAGTGATGGACGGGCAGGTCACTTGAACCAATCGGTTGCATTGGCTGAATATTTGAAGACATCGTATGAGATAGTAGAGGTACTTCCCAAATATCGTTGGAGTAAATGGGCAAGTTATCTTTTGGATAAAGTCGGGGTGTGTACAGACTCTTTGTTTCAAAAACCAAAATTGGAACATGATGACTACGATCTTGTCATAGGAGCAGGGTCAAGAACCTATTATATGCTAAAAGTACTTGCAAAGCAGTTCAGTGCTAAGTCTGTGACCATGATGCTGCCGAGAGGATACCGGTATGATTATGATCTGATCTTCGCACAAAGCCATGACAAACCGCCAAAAGAGAAGAATATCATTGAACTCCCTGCCAATTTTGCCTATGTGGAACCGCGGGGAATCTATCGTGCTTCAAAGAACGCTATCGGGGTTGTAATTGGCGGGGAGAACAAGGTTTTTCGTATGAACCGAAAGAGGTTAAAAGAACAGCTGGATCTGATTGTAGAGGAGTTTAAAGGATATGAGGTTGCCGTAACCACTTCACCAAGAACTCCCAAGGAAATAGAGTCGTTGATCAGGGAATATCAATTTGATTATGAGGTGGTCTACTCTGACAATCCGGTCAATCCTATCCCGGATTTTCTTGATCAGTGTGAAACAGTATTCCTCACAGCTGATAGTACTTCTATGATCTCCGAAGCGATCTCTTACGGGAGTGCCAATGTAGTTGTGCTGCCGCTTGAAGCTCAAAAAGAGAATAAATTTACCCGCTTCATAGATGCTTTGGAACAAGAGGGGTACCTTGCTGTCATTGGGAGCAGCTTCAAGAGAGCCAATAGAAAGATCGATTTCTCAAAATATGCGGCAAAGGCGCTATGGTGA
- a CDS encoding glycosyltransferase family 4 protein, producing MKIVQLLPELNEGGVERGVVELNRELVKLGHESVVVSAGGKLASQIDKDGGKHIVSDICSKNLFTAPLRMINLRKILTGVQPDIIHARSRVPAWLAYWANRTLKIPFVTTVHGFNSVSAYSAIMTKGDRVICVSGAIREYIQKHYNTPEEKISIIPRGIDLDKFNPEKTDHVFMESFKQKYGLKEKFIVTTVGRITQLKDLETFIRAIALLKKEMPHITGVIVGGVREDKESYFESLKDLVERLHLEEHIVFTGSQSNVAEIYALSDVVVSSSKKPESFGRSVAEAIAMNRPVVATGHGGVLDIVKEGENGFFYAVGEHKGLAENIVLASRLFFDGYGYIATHFSLAQMVDKTLNVYKAVHK from the coding sequence GTGAAGATCGTACAGCTTTTACCGGAACTCAATGAGGGTGGTGTAGAACGGGGTGTAGTAGAGCTTAACCGGGAGCTAGTCAAGCTGGGGCATGAAAGTGTTGTGGTTAGTGCCGGAGGAAAGCTGGCGTCACAGATAGACAAAGATGGCGGGAAACATATTGTGTCGGATATCTGTTCCAAAAATCTTTTTACTGCACCTTTGCGTATGATAAACCTACGTAAAATACTGACAGGAGTTCAGCCTGATATCATTCATGCCAGAAGCAGGGTTCCCGCATGGCTGGCATACTGGGCGAACCGTACATTGAAAATACCGTTTGTGACGACAGTGCACGGCTTTAACAGTGTCAGTGCCTACAGTGCTATCATGACTAAAGGTGACAGAGTAATTTGCGTAAGCGGTGCGATCAGGGAGTACATACAGAAGCATTACAATACTCCTGAAGAGAAGATCAGTATTATCCCAAGGGGTATTGACCTGGATAAATTCAACCCTGAGAAGACTGATCATGTTTTTATGGAGAGTTTCAAGCAAAAGTATGGACTGAAAGAGAAGTTCATTGTGACAACAGTAGGACGCATTACACAGCTTAAAGACCTTGAAACATTTATTAGAGCGATCGCTCTTTTAAAAAAAGAGATGCCGCATATTACAGGAGTGATCGTTGGAGGTGTCCGTGAAGATAAAGAGAGCTATTTTGAATCCCTGAAAGATCTGGTAGAAAGGCTTCATTTGGAAGAACACATTGTTTTTACCGGAAGTCAAAGTAACGTGGCAGAGATATATGCCTTGAGTGATGTTGTGGTAAGCAGTTCCAAAAAACCAGAAAGCTTTGGCAGAAGTGTTGCAGAGGCTATTGCGATGAATAGACCGGTGGTCGCTACGGGGCATGGCGGGGTGCTTGATATTGTGAAAGAAGGCGAAAACGGTTTTTTCTATGCTGTGGGAGAGCATAAGGGGCTGGCTGAGAATATTGTTCTGGCAAGCAGGCTTTTTTTTGACGGGTATGGATATATTGCCACACATTTTTCATTGGCACAGATGGTAGATAAGACTCTCAATGTCTATAAGGCAGTACACAAATGA
- a CDS encoding polysaccharide deacetylase family protein, translating to MMWSILGIVMILAAYFSYRYAWWKPAVDYRYPRILMYHMVRDPIKGKKFNSLRVSPVDFDVQVRYLAENGWHSFTMDEAYEQRRSLPEKSVVITFDDGYRDNLTNALPILKKYGFKATIYLVNDRHNRDWSGYRKAKNEGAGLKDEPKLSDDEVRELLASGLIEIGAHTQTHANLNSLDEKQSKKEICHSKEQIEMQFQTLCRSFAYPFGLYGEKDKKIVAECGYSNAVTTKAGIADLKRCDPFEIPRITVSGKDHFFVFWLKLRTGKRGVKK from the coding sequence ATGATGTGGTCAATTCTAGGTATTGTCATGATTTTGGCAGCATATTTCTCCTACCGCTATGCATGGTGGAAACCGGCAGTAGATTACCGCTATCCGCGTATCTTGATGTATCATATGGTACGAGATCCGATTAAAGGCAAAAAGTTCAATTCTCTGAGGGTTTCACCGGTTGACTTTGATGTACAGGTTCGCTATTTGGCTGAAAACGGATGGCACTCTTTTACTATGGATGAAGCATATGAACAGCGAAGAAGCCTGCCTGAAAAAAGTGTGGTGATCACCTTTGATGACGGATATAGAGACAACCTGACCAATGCTTTGCCGATACTGAAAAAGTATGGTTTCAAAGCAACTATCTACCTGGTCAATGACAGGCATAATCGTGACTGGTCAGGCTACCGTAAAGCAAAGAATGAAGGTGCCGGACTTAAAGATGAGCCAAAACTGAGTGATGATGAGGTCAGGGAGCTGCTGGCAAGCGGTTTGATAGAGATTGGCGCCCATACACAGACCCATGCCAATCTGAACAGCCTGGATGAAAAACAAAGCAAAAAAGAGATCTGTCACTCAAAAGAGCAGATCGAAATGCAATTTCAAACACTCTGCAGGAGTTTTGCATATCCTTTTGGACTTTATGGGGAGAAGGACAAAAAGATCGTTGCTGAATGCGGGTACAGCAATGCTGTAACTACGAAGGCAGGCATTGCAGATCTAAAAAGATGTGACCCGTTTGAGATACCCCGTATAACAGTGAGTGGTAAAGATCATTTTTTTGTTTTTTGGTTGAAGCTGCGTACCGGAAAACGGGGGGTGAAAAAATGA
- a CDS encoding glycosyltransferase, with product MRVCQVLAGDEEGGLEKHFEELCNRLVSYHEVHVIAHEKYRERFDEKIVFHSLDLSKGRKNIFILFCLFRLIKIIEPQILHAHANKAVDMIATIKPFLSGKIKLVASLHSQKRKLSSFEKFDHVIGVSHTVLQGLKNRHKSVVYNGVALQDIKKDPSYLDQFGIYDGFVICAVGRLESIKNFSLLIRAVKELDVKLLIVGEGSEKDKLQKLVNELNIEEKVRFAGFRRDVPEIIINSDICVISSDREGFSYVMAEALLLGVPVLSTEVGDMKKILPTSFVVPVNDLESLRSKIYFLQEHYMEVLAQYEKSFQFAKKHFTLDAMVESVLHIYSKIVKV from the coding sequence ATGAGAGTATGCCAGGTTTTGGCCGGGGATGAAGAGGGTGGTCTGGAAAAACACTTTGAGGAGCTGTGTAACCGATTGGTATCTTATCATGAAGTTCATGTGATCGCCCATGAGAAGTATAGAGAACGTTTTGATGAAAAAATCGTCTTTCATTCGCTTGATCTTAGCAAAGGACGTAAAAATATCTTTATTTTATTCTGTCTATTCCGACTGATCAAGATCATAGAACCACAGATCCTCCACGCCCATGCCAATAAAGCAGTGGACATGATTGCAACCATTAAGCCCTTTTTATCAGGGAAGATCAAACTGGTTGCCTCACTTCACAGCCAAAAGCGCAAACTTTCCTCTTTTGAAAAGTTTGACCATGTGATCGGTGTATCACATACGGTGCTTCAAGGGCTGAAAAACAGACATAAAAGTGTGGTTTATAATGGTGTTGCATTACAGGATATAAAAAAAGACCCTTCATATCTGGATCAGTTTGGTATTTATGATGGGTTTGTGATTTGTGCCGTAGGCAGACTTGAGAGTATTAAAAATTTTTCTTTACTTATAAGAGCAGTCAAAGAGCTGGATGTGAAACTTCTGATTGTTGGAGAAGGAAGTGAAAAGGATAAGCTTCAGAAGCTTGTAAATGAACTTAATATAGAGGAAAAAGTGAGATTCGCAGGTTTCAGAAGGGATGTACCGGAGATTATTATTAACTCGGATATTTGTGTGATCAGTTCTGACCGGGAGGGTTTCTCTTATGTAATGGCTGAAGCTTTACTGCTGGGTGTACCGGTTTTATCCACGGAAGTAGGAGATATGAAGAAGATACTGCCGACTTCTTTTGTTGTTCCCGTTAATGATTTGGAAAGCCTTAGGTCAAAGATATATTTTTTACAGGAACACTATATGGAGGTTTTAGCACAATATGAAAAAAGTTTTCAGTTTGCAAAGAAGCATTTTACTCTGGATGCAATGGTGGAGAGCGTTCTTCACATTTATAGTAAAATAGTGAAAGTATAA
- a CDS encoding SGNH/GDSL hydrolase family protein, translating to MAQVLALGDCNMSGDVKFKNNSYPERFSGCIGKSVKNAGYTMSTTREMQYLFKDHYTKECEIVLIQYGLVDSWKTFKYAPYVLYYPDNPLRKIFRKIVKKYKKIAKALKLNDLLGTQNVVGIEEYKKNIEQIISTVSKKTVILIDTVPNHQLFRNDEIVKYNDVLDKLSKQYNYCYKLDIYNEFLENMDKYYLDETHINDEGYEVITQKLVSLYQSIEESS from the coding sequence ATGGCACAAGTTTTAGCCTTGGGTGACTGTAATATGTCCGGAGATGTAAAATTCAAAAACAATTCCTATCCGGAACGCTTTTCTGGATGTATCGGAAAAAGTGTTAAGAATGCAGGTTATACTATGTCAACCACAAGAGAAATGCAGTATCTTTTCAAAGATCACTATACAAAAGAGTGTGAAATTGTTCTTATACAGTATGGGCTGGTAGATTCCTGGAAAACCTTTAAGTATGCACCTTACGTTCTCTATTATCCGGATAACCCTTTGCGTAAGATATTTCGTAAAATAGTCAAGAAATATAAAAAAATTGCAAAAGCGCTAAAGTTAAATGACCTTCTTGGTACCCAAAATGTAGTTGGGATAGAGGAGTATAAAAAAAATATTGAACAGATCATATCGACTGTATCAAAAAAAACTGTGATATTAATTGACACAGTACCCAATCATCAATTATTTAGGAATGATGAAATCGTCAAATACAATGATGTGCTTGATAAACTTTCAAAACAATATAATTATTGCTATAAACTTGATATTTATAACGAATTTTTGGAAAATATGGATAAGTACTATCTGGACGAAACCCATATAAATGATGAAGGTTATGAAGTCATTACGCAAAAACTTGTCTCGTTATATCAAAGTATTGAAGAAAGCTCATGA
- a CDS encoding ELM1/GtrOC1 family putative glycosyltransferase: MTKNILLITDGKPGHENISRGIVETIRKHQDINLIEVNATLRSSLFKRLIKNILNQSNIWQGRKLFIDIFYKGRVIPQKIDCDLIVSTGGATSFLNVMLSRYLKCPNIYCSSLRGLKHTLFTYLVSLDENHYDNEIIVDVAPLVLPTDALKLELFRRENSIDERERIWSILIGGPTKDYPFSADDIEQMMAGMIALAKRERAKLCVTTSRRTTVEMEKKLYDIFKQEKNTIKKYVLYNQKPEKVMGMFLAAAERVFVTEDSGSMITEAVLSKKPVYTIRTDNAHPRGIYKKFMDKLIKNKMVISVEIDGIPLIRPDEVTVCLKESPAEKVYDKIKHLLED; encoded by the coding sequence ATGACAAAAAATATTCTATTGATAACTGACGGAAAACCGGGACATGAAAATATTTCTAGAGGGATTGTAGAGACTATCAGAAAGCATCAAGATATCAATCTTATCGAAGTGAATGCAACATTAAGAAGTTCCCTGTTTAAGCGTCTGATCAAAAATATTTTAAATCAAAGCAATATTTGGCAGGGAAGAAAGCTCTTTATAGATATTTTTTATAAAGGTCGCGTTATTCCTCAGAAAATAGACTGTGATCTTATTGTTTCAACGGGTGGAGCAACCTCGTTTTTAAATGTTATGCTAAGCAGGTATTTGAAATGTCCAAATATCTACTGTAGTTCTCTAAGAGGTTTGAAACATACACTGTTTACCTACCTTGTTTCCCTGGATGAGAACCATTATGATAATGAGATTATTGTGGATGTCGCACCGCTGGTATTGCCTACTGATGCTCTCAAGCTCGAATTATTCAGACGTGAAAACAGTATTGATGAGAGAGAGCGTATCTGGAGTATTCTGATCGGAGGACCGACAAAAGACTATCCTTTCTCTGCTGATGATATTGAACAAATGATGGCAGGTATGATTGCGTTGGCAAAAAGAGAGAGAGCAAAACTTTGTGTTACTACTTCAAGAAGAACGACCGTCGAGATGGAAAAGAAACTTTATGATATTTTTAAACAGGAAAAAAATACTATAAAAAAATATGTTCTATATAATCAAAAACCAGAAAAGGTCATGGGTATGTTCCTTGCTGCTGCAGAGAGAGTATTTGTGACTGAAGACAGCGGTTCGATGATCACTGAAGCTGTTTTGAGCAAGAAGCCTGTATATACGATTCGAACAGATAATGCCCACCCAAGAGGAATTTATAAGAAGTTTATGGATAAGCTAATTAAAAATAAAATGGTTATTTCCGTTGAAATAGATGGTATTCCGCTGATTAGACCGGATGAAGTAACCGTATGTTTAAAAGAGTCTCCTGCTGAAAAAGTATATGATAAAATAAAACATCTTTTGGAAGATTAA
- a CDS encoding glycosyltransferase, with product MKRIGVVVTNLAGSGAEKVALTQAKLFREKGHEVALFLLDNIQKYNTDDCDFPIVPLSNGKDTYKFLGRLGDFIYAKILESKMKKIGKFDLVISNLPRADRVVKLLAHHNKYFVIHISYKAELEKFSKKRARKKLKLYKFLYENENIITVANDIIKDFDVLDIKYKSATTIYNPFDFEEIKSKGNEAIEIGYEYIISPSAFREQKRYDVMLDAFKMIEHDIKLVILANSDDKLTKMIQERDLEDKVVVLGFQQNPYKYMKNAKLMIMGSDYEGFGMVIVESLILNTPVVSTDCPTGPREILTGDLSKWLVPVNNPKALAQKIDHALESNILIDEESINKFNKEYIYKEFEALWEK from the coding sequence ATGAAAAGAATAGGGGTAGTAGTTACAAATCTGGCCGGAAGCGGTGCAGAAAAAGTAGCATTGACACAAGCAAAACTGTTCAGAGAAAAAGGTCATGAAGTAGCACTTTTTTTACTTGACAATATACAAAAATATAATACGGATGACTGTGACTTTCCTATAGTACCATTATCAAACGGGAAAGATACCTATAAGTTTTTAGGGAGGTTGGGAGACTTCATATATGCTAAGATTTTAGAGTCAAAAATGAAAAAAATAGGAAAGTTTGATTTGGTGATCTCCAATCTGCCAAGAGCAGACAGAGTCGTTAAACTTTTAGCACACCACAATAAATATTTTGTAATACATATATCCTACAAGGCGGAGTTGGAAAAATTTAGTAAAAAAAGAGCAAGAAAGAAATTAAAACTTTACAAATTTTTATATGAGAATGAAAATATCATTACTGTAGCAAATGATATTATAAAAGATTTTGATGTATTAGATATCAAATATAAAAGTGCAACCACCATTTACAATCCTTTTGATTTTGAAGAGATAAAAAGCAAGGGTAATGAAGCCATAGAGATAGGGTATGAATATATCATCTCACCTTCTGCTTTCAGGGAACAGAAAAGATATGATGTCATGTTGGACGCTTTTAAAATGATAGAACATGATATAAAGCTTGTGATTTTAGCGAACAGTGATGATAAGCTTACTAAAATGATACAAGAACGGGACTTGGAAGATAAGGTGGTTGTTTTAGGTTTTCAGCAGAACCCCTATAAATATATGAAAAATGCCAAATTAATGATTATGGGATCAGATTATGAAGGGTTTGGTATGGTAATAGTTGAGTCTCTTATCTTGAATACTCCTGTTGTCAGTACAGATTGTCCCACAGGTCCAAGGGAAATTCTGACAGGTGATCTGTCCAAATGGCTTGTTCCTGTAAACAATCCTAAAGCTTTGGCTCAGAAGATTGATCATGCATTGGAGAGTAATATTTTGATAGATGAAGAGAGTATTAACAAGTTTAATAAAGAGTATATTTATAAGGAATTTGAAGCATTATGGGAAAAATAA